One window of the Candidatus Eremiobacteraceae bacterium genome contains the following:
- a CDS encoding polyprenyl synthetase family protein, with translation MVSGRTRHRGLIAIPSAAPPLEDFEQYLRRALDDGVGSEPVREQLRHHFGDGQDGGSRIGKRLRPRLVLAAAQDLGADRADAMPACAAIELLHNYSLIHDDIEDGDRLRHGRETIWSAFGLAHGVNCGDVVGALAYRALTPVSARLGSKTAAQMSAALASAHVAMCEGQAADLDAEHGNRVTVSSYFQTIEGKTAALFACSARLGALAARAAAADVERCASVGRNFGLQFQIRDDIAGIWDETAATGKTSGGDIARRKKGFPIVWALEKGPSAERSVIEAAYANPGGDTETQTVAEVRAALESAGAREASEAAAATCADDALELAAGLKHVTAFVKAWSGR, from the coding sequence ATGGTTTCCGGGCGCACGCGCCATCGAGGCCTGATAGCCATCCCGAGCGCCGCGCCGCCGCTCGAGGATTTCGAGCAATACCTTCGCCGCGCGCTTGATGACGGCGTGGGCAGCGAACCGGTCCGCGAACAACTGCGCCACCATTTCGGGGATGGACAAGACGGCGGCAGCCGTATCGGCAAGCGGCTGAGACCCAGGCTCGTTCTCGCAGCGGCGCAGGATCTCGGCGCCGACCGAGCCGATGCGATGCCCGCGTGTGCGGCGATCGAATTGCTCCACAATTATTCGCTTATCCACGATGACATCGAAGACGGAGACAGGCTGCGCCACGGACGCGAGACGATCTGGTCCGCATTCGGACTGGCGCACGGCGTGAACTGCGGCGACGTCGTCGGCGCGCTCGCGTATCGCGCGCTGACTCCCGTTTCGGCACGCCTCGGATCGAAAACCGCGGCGCAGATGTCAGCCGCGCTTGCATCCGCGCACGTCGCGATGTGCGAAGGACAAGCGGCCGATCTTGACGCGGAGCACGGCAACCGCGTGACGGTCTCGTCATACTTCCAGACCATTGAAGGCAAGACAGCAGCACTCTTCGCGTGTTCGGCTCGCCTCGGCGCACTCGCCGCGCGCGCTGCCGCGGCCGATGTCGAACGCTGCGCGTCGGTCGGACGCAACTTCGGTTTGCAATTTCAGATCCGCGACGACATCGCCGGGATCTGGGATGAAACTGCCGCGACGGGTAAGACGAGCGGCGGCGATATCGCCCGCCGCAAGAAAGGCTTTCCGATCGTGTGGGCGCTCGAAAAGGGACCGAGCGCCGAGCGTTCTGTGATCGAAGCGGCGTATGCCAACCCGGGCGGCGACACGGAAACGCAGACCGTCGCAGAAGTGCGCGCGGCACTTGAATCGGCCGGAGCGCGTGAAGCGAGTGAAGCGGCGGCTGCGACGTGCGCTGATGACGCACTCGAATTGGCGGCAGGACTCAAGCACGTGACGGCCTTCGTAAAGGCGTGGAGCGGCAGGTAA
- the ispH gene encoding 4-hydroxy-3-methylbut-2-enyl diphosphate reductase: MEILRARTQGFCFGVELTYKKALSETAERDDVHTMGNIVHNPLIVRELDEKGLKNVESLDDIQSGTLFVRAHGLAPQVIAAAEQKGLRVTDATCPMVTRTQRLAARLTAEGRSVIILGDPNHPEVKGIAGHAPGCLVLNEWPKDETEVRRLRRIAIVSQSTLNGDKFKELVGKISAINYEVRVYNTICSDTQGRQDSSRDLAREVDTMVVIGGTRSANTRHLAEIAEAEGARAHLVENAGDLRREWFTGEERIGIATGASTPGFLADEVIARLREWFPGARAIEA, translated from the coding sequence ATGGAAATACTGAGAGCGCGGACTCAAGGCTTCTGCTTCGGCGTGGAACTCACGTACAAGAAGGCGCTTTCCGAGACCGCCGAACGCGACGACGTCCACACGATGGGGAACATCGTTCACAATCCGCTTATCGTGCGCGAGCTCGATGAAAAAGGTCTGAAGAACGTCGAATCGCTTGACGATATCCAATCCGGCACGCTCTTCGTCCGCGCGCACGGCCTCGCCCCGCAAGTGATCGCGGCTGCCGAACAAAAGGGCCTGCGCGTCACCGACGCCACGTGTCCCATGGTCACGCGGACGCAGCGGCTTGCCGCGCGACTCACCGCAGAAGGGCGCAGCGTCATCATTCTCGGTGATCCGAACCATCCCGAGGTGAAGGGCATCGCCGGTCATGCGCCCGGCTGTCTCGTGCTGAACGAATGGCCAAAAGACGAGACGGAGGTGCGCCGCCTCCGGCGCATCGCGATCGTCTCGCAGAGCACGCTCAACGGCGACAAGTTCAAAGAGCTCGTCGGAAAGATCTCCGCCATCAACTACGAGGTGCGCGTCTACAACACGATATGCTCCGATACTCAGGGGCGCCAGGACTCGTCGCGCGATTTGGCGCGTGAAGTCGACACGATGGTCGTCATCGGGGGCACTCGTTCTGCGAACACGCGTCATCTCGCCGAGATCGCCGAAGCGGAGGGCGCGCGCGCCCATCTCGTTGAGAACGCCGGCGATCTGCGCCGCGAATGGTTCACGGGCGAAGAGCGCATCGGCATCGCCACCGGCGCGTCGACGCCAGGCTTCCTCGCCGATGAAGTCATCGCTCGTCTGCGCGAATGGTTTCCGGGCGCACGCGCCATCGAGGCCTGA
- a CDS encoding lysophospholipid acyltransferase family protein, producing MSVYMAAKALFRPLTAALFAAHAVGADNVPATGPLVVAANHRSYLDPPLLGTWFPRVLHYMAKRELFANPLIGAILRSVHAFPVERDRPDLGAIKHALETLKRGECVGIFPEGRRNRDGVAKARGGAVLIAATARCPIVPVGLVGTDRAARRLRGARVEVRIGTPLVFQGTVRKPTKVEIERWTEELSASIERLLAD from the coding sequence GTGAGCGTCTACATGGCCGCCAAGGCGTTATTCCGTCCGCTGACCGCGGCGCTGTTCGCGGCGCACGCCGTCGGCGCGGACAACGTGCCCGCAACCGGTCCGCTTGTCGTGGCCGCGAACCATCGATCGTACCTTGATCCGCCGCTGCTCGGCACGTGGTTTCCCCGCGTGCTGCACTACATGGCCAAGCGGGAGCTCTTCGCAAACCCGTTGATCGGCGCGATCTTGCGCAGCGTCCACGCGTTTCCGGTCGAACGCGACCGCCCCGATCTCGGCGCGATCAAGCACGCGCTCGAAACACTGAAGCGCGGTGAGTGCGTCGGGATTTTTCCGGAAGGCAGGCGCAATCGTGACGGCGTTGCGAAAGCGCGCGGCGGCGCCGTTTTGATCGCGGCCACCGCGCGGTGCCCGATCGTGCCGGTCGGACTCGTCGGCACGGATCGCGCCGCACGCCGATTGCGCGGCGCCCGCGTTGAAGTGAGGATCGGCACACCGCTCGTCTTCCAGGGAACGGTACGAAAACCGACGAAAGTTGAAATCGAGCGGTGGACTGAAGAACTTTCGGCGTCGATCGAGCGCCTGCTGGCCGACTAA
- a CDS encoding phospholipid carrier-dependent glycosyltransferase, protein MKQLDTRSEPRASRDVIWLLIILAAGLLIRLLLLPSQGHVTDIGSFESWTMALDKYGFKSFYDKAGFVDYPPGYLLVLWCVAKFFDFFHQPTNYGLLLQLCKLPAVLSDLGIAIFVYLIVRRRWPAAAALTSAAVFVLNPASWFVSAYWGQADSVAAVFLVLAIYLAVTDQFEWAWAALAFAVLVKPQPLVTAPLFLVWQLRGRAPWRALFAPLIGGLVAWIGSMPFAPGNDPATVLTWLYDRYHTGISVYPYNSVNAFNLYSVVRDMWQPDTEIIRVCLPSGIAGGWCVPGLAFAQYDWGIAIFVVLLAALAWRMWRTVAPTADRAEAEYRFAAACFIALLGYFMLTTRVHERYMFSALAVAPLIWNRSALSRVAYVVLSATFMFNLTYALRYLFAPSADLNPFEVHILSFVNVVVLFALAGSYLVEEMDVSIAAAFAKFKFKTGSPSGAYRSVFEGLVGWTRLDYIFVALFMLMSGVMLFTGLHTPTDRYFDEIYYARAAQEYLHHLDLYEWTHPPFVKLLYAAGAWFFQTFFHQGDPFGARMTSAVCGVMTIPLLYGFAKRLFSSTVGACLAVVLLITGNYWYVQSRIAQPEIFLGFFALLTLYCAYRLIIASQIVARPKPVTYPEARGIWAGVAAFVGVLVYLKVQAIVVGNPATENASLVPYLIAVVVFGAVSVWLFARDLGYARRRAAVVFGDGVSHEGDSLVLPSGDRRSFKDAALTDGDATVTWSAAGCDVKTASGTLRRGRDGTIEGRLEDADIRDTQPWRFWFVVTCLSIACMVASKWYGLFDLACLWFIAALITAQQFLPLLWSKARAATERFAWGNPFAARLPLYISAISFATLVVYVLSYLPNYSHAVHTAMDPSQGGHKGFAALLWLQSIMYHYHHDLVATHPYASAWWTWPFEIRPVSYYWNPPAHSGDNQLVSEIIALPNPFVWLAGVITVPVAAVFAWRERHKGMLLVTIAYVWQWLPWALSTRIDFEYNFYSNTAIICLCTTYVMLRLWREGARADKTTRTFTNLVLGAYVMACAIGFLYFLPILNATPITWAAWDHKMWFHYGAPNWYGWI, encoded by the coding sequence GTGAAGCAGCTAGACACGCGGTCAGAACCGCGCGCGTCTCGTGATGTCATCTGGCTGCTGATCATCCTCGCAGCCGGCCTGCTGATCCGCCTTTTGCTCTTGCCGTCGCAAGGGCACGTGACGGACATCGGCAGCTTCGAGTCGTGGACGATGGCCCTGGACAAGTATGGGTTCAAATCGTTCTACGACAAAGCCGGATTCGTGGACTACCCGCCGGGCTATCTGCTCGTGCTGTGGTGTGTCGCGAAATTCTTTGATTTCTTCCATCAGCCCACCAACTACGGTCTGCTGCTTCAGCTGTGCAAGCTGCCCGCCGTTCTGTCGGATCTCGGCATAGCGATCTTCGTCTATCTCATCGTGCGCCGACGCTGGCCGGCGGCCGCGGCTCTCACCTCGGCAGCCGTCTTCGTTCTGAACCCCGCATCGTGGTTCGTGTCGGCGTACTGGGGTCAAGCGGATTCCGTCGCCGCCGTGTTCTTGGTGCTGGCGATCTACCTCGCCGTCACGGATCAGTTCGAGTGGGCATGGGCCGCGCTTGCATTCGCGGTGCTCGTGAAGCCGCAGCCGCTCGTCACCGCCCCGCTCTTTCTCGTCTGGCAGCTGCGCGGCCGCGCGCCGTGGCGCGCTCTCTTCGCGCCGCTGATCGGAGGGCTCGTCGCATGGATAGGGTCCATGCCGTTTGCTCCGGGAAACGATCCCGCGACCGTCTTGACGTGGCTGTACGATCGCTACCATACCGGCATCAGCGTCTATCCATATAATTCCGTCAACGCGTTCAACCTTTATTCCGTCGTGCGCGACATGTGGCAGCCGGACACCGAGATAATCCGCGTCTGCTTGCCGAGCGGCATCGCGGGCGGATGGTGCGTGCCCGGCCTCGCCTTCGCGCAATACGATTGGGGGATCGCGATCTTCGTCGTCTTGCTCGCGGCGCTGGCCTGGCGCATGTGGCGGACGGTTGCGCCGACGGCGGATCGCGCCGAAGCTGAGTACCGCTTTGCGGCTGCTTGCTTCATCGCGCTGCTCGGCTACTTCATGCTCACGACGCGCGTGCACGAGCGCTATATGTTCTCGGCCCTTGCGGTTGCACCGCTCATCTGGAATCGAAGCGCGCTCTCGAGGGTGGCTTACGTCGTGCTCTCGGCCACCTTCATGTTCAATCTCACGTACGCGCTACGGTACTTGTTCGCGCCAAGCGCGGACTTGAACCCGTTCGAAGTGCACATCCTCTCGTTCGTCAACGTGGTCGTGCTGTTCGCGCTTGCCGGATCGTATCTCGTCGAGGAGATGGATGTCTCGATCGCGGCCGCATTTGCGAAGTTCAAGTTCAAGACCGGCTCCCCGTCCGGCGCCTATCGTTCGGTGTTTGAGGGGTTGGTCGGATGGACGCGGCTGGACTACATCTTCGTGGCGCTGTTCATGCTCATGTCGGGCGTCATGCTCTTCACCGGGCTGCACACGCCCACCGACCGCTATTTCGACGAGATCTACTACGCGCGCGCGGCGCAGGAATATCTGCACCATCTGGACTTGTATGAATGGACCCATCCGCCGTTCGTCAAGCTGCTCTATGCTGCGGGCGCGTGGTTCTTCCAGACATTTTTCCATCAAGGCGATCCGTTCGGAGCGCGGATGACGAGCGCCGTCTGCGGCGTCATGACGATACCGCTGCTCTACGGTTTTGCGAAGCGGCTCTTCTCTTCGACGGTAGGCGCGTGCCTCGCGGTCGTCTTGCTGATCACCGGGAATTATTGGTACGTGCAATCGCGCATCGCCCAACCCGAGATCTTCCTGGGCTTCTTCGCGCTGCTCACGCTGTACTGCGCGTACCGGCTCATCATCGCATCGCAGATCGTCGCGCGGCCGAAGCCGGTGACGTACCCTGAAGCGCGGGGCATCTGGGCTGGAGTGGCCGCGTTTGTCGGCGTACTCGTCTACCTGAAAGTTCAGGCGATCGTCGTGGGCAACCCCGCGACCGAGAACGCATCGCTTGTGCCGTATCTTATCGCCGTCGTCGTATTCGGAGCGGTCAGCGTCTGGCTCTTCGCACGCGACCTGGGTTATGCGCGCCGCCGCGCCGCAGTGGTGTTCGGGGACGGCGTCTCCCACGAAGGCGATTCGCTCGTGCTGCCGTCCGGCGACCGCCGGTCCTTCAAGGATGCCGCGCTCACCGACGGCGACGCGACCGTGACGTGGTCCGCGGCGGGATGCGACGTGAAGACCGCTTCGGGAACGTTGCGTCGCGGACGGGACGGCACGATCGAAGGCCGGCTCGAAGACGCCGACATTCGCGATACGCAGCCGTGGCGCTTCTGGTTCGTGGTCACGTGCCTCTCGATCGCGTGCATGGTCGCGAGCAAGTGGTACGGTCTGTTCGACCTTGCGTGTCTGTGGTTCATCGCCGCTCTCATCACCGCGCAGCAATTCCTTCCACTTCTCTGGTCAAAGGCTCGTGCCGCCACCGAGCGCTTCGCGTGGGGAAATCCCTTCGCCGCGCGCCTGCCGCTCTACATCAGCGCGATTTCGTTTGCGACGCTTGTGGTCTACGTGCTTTCGTATCTTCCGAATTACAGTCACGCCGTCCACACGGCGATGGACCCGAGCCAAGGCGGCCACAAGGGGTTTGCTGCGCTCCTTTGGCTGCAGAGCATCATGTATCACTATCACCACGATCTCGTGGCGACGCACCCGTACGCATCAGCATGGTGGACGTGGCCGTTTGAGATACGGCCGGTCTCATATTACTGGAATCCTCCGGCTCATAGTGGAGATAATCAGCTCGTCTCTGAAATCATCGCGCTGCCGAACCCGTTCGTCTGGCTTGCCGGCGTGATCACGGTTCCGGTCGCGGCGGTCTTTGCATGGCGCGAGCGGCACAAGGGCATGCTGCTCGTCACCATCGCGTATGTCTGGCAGTGGCTGCCGTGGGCGCTGTCCACACGCATCGACTTCGAATACAATTTCTACTCGAACACCGCGATCATCTGTCTGTGCACCACCTACGTGATGCTGCGGCTCTGGCGCGAGGGCGCGCGAGCGGACAAGACGACTCGAACCTTCACCAATCTCGTGCTTGGCGCATACGTCATGGCGTGTGCGATCGGATTTCTCTACTTCCTTCCGATTCTCAACGCGACGCCCATCACGTGGGCGGCCTGGGATCACAAGATGTGGTTCCATTACGGCGCACCGAACTGGTATGGCTGGATATGA